The proteins below are encoded in one region of Lactuca sativa cultivar Salinas chromosome 3, Lsat_Salinas_v11, whole genome shotgun sequence:
- the LOC111886529 gene encoding uncharacterized protein LOC111886529, whose protein sequence is MEAEKSLEIYEFGPCEDSYQMGFSIGNHFSNLIRSRLSTDSIFNHQLLPFSQTPQAQSLLHSLSHNNSTKFPDYWNEMRGIANGSGVPFLHIMILNFRKEILPFIPKSEKIEDEETIDDCSDILVVSDTMAVAAHNEDANVALVGHTYLIKATLSNGLSYTAYTYAGELPSCAFGFNNHGLAFTLNSVPPTDSEIVAGGIGRNFISRDLLEATSIDDAISRIRSSQVSIGHSYNLLDVNLRKILNVETASSQRISVHEIGSTPFFHANMYIHLQVNQVHDQNSISRQNRAALLPKKSKVDLLSLLGDSGDQEYPIYMQGPTLYTLCTAVIDLDERTMTIIKSNPKQGVVSYIFKIA, encoded by the exons ATGGAAGCCGAGAAGAGCTTGGAGATTTATGAATTCGGTCCCTGTGAAGATTCCTACCAAATGGGTTTCTCCATTGGCAACCATTTCTCCAACCTCATAAGAAGCAGACTCTCCACGGACTCCATATTCAACCACCAACTTCTCCCTTTCTCTCAAACCCCACAAGCACAGTCCCTACTCCATTCTCTCTCCCACAACAATTCCACCAAGTTCCCAGATTACTGGAATGAAATGCGAGGAATCGCAAATGGATCTGGAGTCCCTTTTCTTCAT ATTATGATTTTAAACTTCCGGAAAGAGATTCTCCCGTTCATCCCAAAGTCAGAAAAAATTGAAGATGAAGAGACGATTGATGACTGTTCAGATATTCTTGTTGTTAGTGATACAATGGCTGTTGCAGCTCATAACGAAGATGCTAATGTCGCTCTTGTCGGCCATAC ATATCTGATTAAAGCAACACTATCTAATGGATTATCTTACACAGCTTACACATACGCAGGCGAGCTCCCAAGCTGCGCATTTGGTTTCAATAACCATGGTCTG GCATTTACACTAAACTCAGTACCACCAACCGATTCAGAGATTGTAGCAGGTGGGATTGGCCGGAACTTCATTTCTAGAGACCTTCTTGAAGCTACAAGCATCGATGATGCAATTAGT AGGATTCGTTCATCACAAGTTTCAATCGGACACAGCTATAATTTGTTAGATGTAAACTTAAGAAAGATCCTGAACGTTGAGACTGCATCAAGTCAACGAATTTCAGTTCATGAAATCGGGTCAACCCCTTTCTTCCATGCCAATATGTACATTCATCTTCAAGTAAACCAGGTACACGATCAGAACTCAATAAGCAGACAAAACCGAGCAGCTTTGCTTCCCAAAAAGTCAAAGGTTGACCTTCTTTCACTCCTTGGAGACTCGGGTGATCAAGAGTATCCTATCTATATGCAAG GTCCAACCCTTTACACCTTATGTACGGCTGTGATTGATTTGGATGAAAGAACAATGACAATAATCAAATCCAATCCAAAACAAGGCGTAGTCTCGTATATTTTCAAGATCGCTTAA